Proteins from one Mercurialis annua linkage group LG7, ddMerAnnu1.2, whole genome shotgun sequence genomic window:
- the LOC126654634 gene encoding universal stress protein PHOS32-like — MAGDRRIGVAMDFSGSSKNALKWAIDNLAGSGHTLYIVHVNPESLDDNRLGAKSDLIPLAQFREPEILKSYDLKIDIEVLDMLDTIHAQKDVTVVLQLYRGGDSREKLVYAVEDLNLDCLVMGSRGLGIVQRVLLGTVSTYVMTHASCPVTIVKDHHSKK, encoded by the exons ATGGCAGGAGATAGACGCATTGGTGTGGCTATGGACTTCTCAGGTAGCAGCAAAAATGCTCTTAAATGGGCTATCGATAACTTAGCTGGTAGCGGACACACTCTGTATATCGTCCATGTCAATCCCGAGTCGCTCGATGACAACAGACTCGGGGCTAAATCTG ATTTAATTCCGTTGGCTCAGTTTAGAGAGCCAGAGATTTTGAAAAGTTATGATTTGAAGATTGATATCGAAGTTCTTGATATGCTCGACACCATTCACGCACAGAAAGAT gTGACTGTTGTATTACAACTGTATCGGGGAGGAGATTCAAGAGAGAAGCTTGTATATGCAGTTGAAGATCTAAACCTTGATTGTTTAGTTATGGGCAGCAGAGGATTGGGTATTGTTCAAAg GGTTTTGCTGGGTACTGTGAGCACATATGTGATGACTCATGCTTCTTGCCCTGTCACCATTGTCAAAGATCATCATTCTAAAAAGTAA
- the LOC126654633 gene encoding uncharacterized protein At3g27210-like: MGNCNCIPARNTTETSMKLKRSINSQENSFKIELPIKDNNKVNDDFSMSELSSKLQSSSPTPYCLSNREEMFFDSQPWMDSDIEDFLSVNGDFTPLDGNTPIHHINFIKTPQFDELSPQISLPVNSKPEASPAKVKQLIDYFQESFNSEVVGNDNGDLQDKTEANITFYVSSSKCMNPNAYESRNGSICSSERISNGNFRSEKAIKTADSDAQCCLPNFARSFSFCERKKRLSSAHNGGRGQ; encoded by the exons ATGGGTAATTGTAATTGTATTCCTGCCAGAAACACTACTGAAACTTCTATGAAACTCAAAAGATCCATCAATTCTCAAGAAAATAGTTTCAAGATTGAATTACCCATCAAGGATAATAATAAAGTCAATGATGATTTTTCCATGTCAGAACTTAGTTCCAAGCTTCAGTCTTCATCTCCAACACCTTATTGCTTGA GTAATCGAGAGGAAATGTTTTTCGATTCGCAGCCATGGATGGATTCTGACATTGAAGATTTCCTCAGTGTCAATGGCG atTTCACTCCACTGGATGGAAACACTCCAATTCACCATATCAACTTTATCAAAACTCCTCAATTTGATGAATTATCTCCTCAGATTAGCCTTCCTGTAAATTCAAAACCCGAAGCCTCTCCGGCTAAAGTGAAGCAACTGATCGATTACTTTCAAGAAAGCTTCAATAGTGAGGTTGTTGGTAACGACAATGGAGATTTACAAGACAAGACAGAAGCCAACATCACATTCTACGTTTCGTCTTCGAAATGTATGAATCCGAATGCGTATGAATCAAGAAACGGATCGATTTGCAGTAGTGAAAGAATTTCAAATGGAAATTTCAGAAGTGAAAAGGCAATAAAAACAGCAGATTCTGATGCTCAGTGCTGCTTACCTAATTTTGCTAGAAGTTTCAGCTTTTGCGAAAGGAAAAAGAGGTTGAGCTCGGCTCATAATGGCGGTCGCGGCCAATAA